One Aegilops tauschii subsp. strangulata cultivar AL8/78 chromosome 7, Aet v6.0, whole genome shotgun sequence genomic window carries:
- the LOC109785508 gene encoding RING-H2 finger protein ATL3-like has translation MGAPDTSWVFADLAVADSSRYSTRSRLLLTGLSFAIGILTLLLYLAVSYACRRRRRCRRQRGAGAGAGAKDQEAGMSDAAIVYEQADAQSAPMDCAVCLGQVEAGEKLRRLPKCAHLFHADCVHAWLQAHSTCPMCRAATTGSTPATAAAAEALPPGVVAAGSTPPALNG, from the coding sequence ATGGGCGCGCCGGACACATCATGGGTGTTCGCGGACCTCGCCGTCGCCGACAGCTCCAGGTACAGTACCCGCTCGCGGCTGCTCCTCACGGGGCTCTCCTTCGCCATCGGCATCCTCACCCTCCTCCTCTACCTCGCCGTCTCCTatgcctgccgccgccgccgccgttgccgccgtcagCGCGGCGCTGGCGCGGGTGCAGGTGCGAAGGACCAGGAGGCCGGCATGAGCGACGCGGCGATCGTGTACGAGCAGGCCGACGCGCAGTCGGCGCCCATGGACTGCGCGGTGTGCCTCGGGCAGGTGGAGGCCGGCGAGAAGCTGCGTCGGCTCCCCAAGTGCGCGCATCTGTTCCACGCCGACTGTGTCCACGCCTGGCTGCAAGCGCACTCCACCTGCCCCATGTGCCGCGCCGCCACCACTGGCAGCACCCCGGCCACGGCAGCGGCGGCAGAGGCGCTGCCACCTGGTGTGGTTGCAGCTGGAAGCACGCCGCCTGCCTTGAACGGATGA